A window of Agelaius phoeniceus isolate bAgePho1 chromosome 9, bAgePho1.hap1, whole genome shotgun sequence genomic DNA:
TTGCTGGGGAAATAGGCAGATTTAGCTCCACTGATGGCCACCTtagaggctggaaaagatcaaagatataaataaataaataagcagcTGAGTTCACTTAACTTATCCTTGTCCTGATCTTTGCACATGTGCTGGCATTCCAGTTTTCTAAACTAAATTCTCCAACTTGGAATAAAAGTGGCCAGATGATTGCTTGCTTTTATTAAGCCATGGAAAACAACTAGCAGCTGCTCTAGCAACTAGGCACTGTCAACAGTAAAATGTTTTCCATTAAGCATAGGAGAGGTAGGGTGGCCTTTTTGTGTATCTATATGcacatttgtttttaaattaggGCAGTAACAACAGAGTCATAGAGCCTGCTTTGGCTCGCAGATTGAGCAATGGATACAATGGGAGCAGTCTTACAGTCCCTTACAGAGCTGCCATGAAGatggcagcactgctggctgggGCCCAGCTGCGGGGCTTTATTGTGTGTACATACAGGTGCTGGCCAATTTGCTGAGATTCTTCAACTATTGTTGCAAGATAAACAGTTTTATGTCCTATTGCTGTCTGACCAGTGGGTCACACAACCCTTGTGCAACATGGGGTTTGTGTTAAGGTGATACCAAtttactgtttttttaaaaaacaggtCCTTCTTCCCACAAACATTTTCATAAATGCCATATTTAGTGCCCCAAGTTGAAATAGCAGTGACTTCATGAGAGTATTATAGCTAATGTATTTTCTTGCTCATCAATTTGCCAGCTCAGCACTGACTCTCACAATGTCACACATAACAGGGCTGTCATGAAAAGAGAAACTTTTCCTTCCTCCTATTTTTTTGAACAAAAGAGATGAAACCATGAGCAGACACATCTGAGGAGCACTCACGGCTGCAGACTGCCAGTGCCTTTTCCCCAACAAGCTGCGTGGTCCAGGAGAACCCCGTGGCATTGCCACACTCCTCATAcagcctgctgctcctgaggaACTGGAAGTCATAACCCTTGGGAAACAGGGgtgggaagaaaataaacaaacactgTCTTAGGGCATGACATGGTAGCTGCAAGGGGAAGAAAGAGTCAGGGCAGGTAAACACAAACACTACAacctctcccagccctgagggATATAAAACAAAGTAGAGCAAGAGAATTAGGCTTTACCAAATAAGCAGTTGTAAAGGAAGGAATAGATGCAGCAATACATAAGGCAGGAATGTTACCTTGTTGCACATGGGTTTGCAGTACTGAGTGTTGTCAATGGTCACACACACCAGCCCCCCGTTTTTTGGGGCCACTGGGCGTGGGCATGGAGGTAGCTGCTTGCAAACTTTTGGGTGGATAAGAAGAAAATAGAGTGAGAAAACAATATATTAGAGTGAAAGTGGGCATAAAAGCTTCTTCCCAAGCAAATTCATTGACCTGTCTCCACCAGCTGACATCATCAAAGCAAGCATTTTTGCTTGTTTACAATTTTTTTGTCCCCCACTTTTTTTTTGGCCACACCCACCGAATTTTCCCCTCACTTGTGACTACAGGATCAGCCCCATTACACTTCAGAGGCAGCTCACTGTGGCATTTGCATTCACAGCACTGACATTCAGTGCTGTTGTGGCCAAAACTATCCAAATATTTCTTGGAGAAATATGACTGGCATGCCAGCTCCATGACAGCACAGAGGCTCTGGCTGGAGggcagagcctgccctgctggccctgtgaCTGCTCTGCTTGTGagccccagtgctggggctgcagggacagcaggactcCCTGTTTGTGCTCTCTGCCTCCCCAGTCCCAGTGCTCCCTCTTTCTGAGGCATCTTTTATATTATGCCCATCCTTTCCTAAAGAAATGCAGACACTTGGTTCATTCTGTGTGCTTGGTTCATTCTTTGTGCTTCTGCTCTGCCCCTTTGTTCAATGCCCAGCAAAGGGGCTGGTTCAGGAGGGGCCTCACATTGCTCCTGAACAGGGCGCAGCAGATCAAGAGTTTCTTGCAGTGTCCATGCCAGGAAATTGACTGAAGCTTTTTCACCCTTGGCAATGATTTCAGGCATGCATTTTGAAAATTTCTGTGGAGATAGGGGAGAAAAAGTCCAAGTTGAAAAGGAAAGACTTTGGAGCTTTAGAATTAACCTATCTGTGAAC
This region includes:
- the LOC143694824 gene encoding uncharacterized protein LOC143694824 — translated: MLGSCLPWKTLFVLSLAVLLADFTEIRAFASRSECRSTTIDDVNGFLKKFSKCMPEIIAKGEKASVNFLAWTLQETLDLLRPVQEQFCKQLPPCPRPVAPKNGGLVCVTIDNTQYCKPMCNKGYDFQFLRSSRLYEECGNATGFSWTTQLVGEKALAVCSPSKVAISGAKSAYFPSNSTCVHTVALAEAQAEQLNIFLQELAERGIDGSSRDPGADCVTCGH